From one Microbacterium sp. 10M-3C3 genomic stretch:
- a CDS encoding GNAT family N-acetyltransferase: MVTIRPTRVDSPDAHGLLEEYFALRAANFPGGGYRVNMPPSDAFTADGDAFVVLYDGEEPAGCGGIRRITDGPAGPRWEVKHLYVCDAGRGRGWGRRILEDLERRAAEAGAAEVVLDTHHSLDAAGALYARSGYVAIEPYNDNANATRWYGKTL; the protein is encoded by the coding sequence ATGGTCACGATCCGTCCGACCCGCGTGGACTCCCCCGACGCCCACGGACTGCTCGAGGAGTACTTCGCCCTGCGCGCCGCGAACTTCCCCGGCGGCGGCTACCGCGTGAACATGCCGCCGTCCGACGCGTTCACCGCCGACGGCGACGCGTTCGTCGTGCTGTACGACGGCGAGGAGCCGGCCGGATGCGGCGGCATCCGCCGCATCACCGACGGCCCCGCGGGTCCGCGCTGGGAGGTCAAGCACCTGTACGTGTGCGACGCGGGCCGCGGGCGCGGCTGGGGCCGCAGGATCCTCGAGGACCTCGAGCGCCGTGCGGCCGAAGCCGGCGCCGCGGAGGTCGTGCTGGACACGCATCACTCGCTCGACGCGGCCGGCGCGCTGTACGCGCGCTCGGGCTACGTCGCGATCGAGCCGTACAACGACAACGCCAACGCCACGCGCTGGTACGGCAAGACGCTCTGA
- a CDS encoding histidine phosphatase family protein encodes MTHYIYLVRHGEHLDAEHGLVDGPLSPRGQRQAAAIADRLSGVPLEAVWHSPLQRAEQTAHAVAERLTAVSPTPSALLFDCVPTGMTPETPAAYEPFFGAVTEAEIEAGSAQMADATAEFLRRRSGEVHELLITHNFVIGWFVREVLGAPDWRWLTLNQAHCGLTVIAQKPGRPWTLLTHNDLSHLPWELRTGLPEPLPF; translated from the coding sequence GTGACGCACTACATCTACCTCGTGCGCCATGGCGAACATCTGGACGCCGAGCACGGGCTCGTCGACGGTCCCCTCTCGCCGCGCGGGCAGCGCCAGGCCGCGGCGATCGCCGACCGCCTGTCGGGCGTTCCGCTCGAGGCCGTCTGGCACTCGCCGCTGCAGCGCGCCGAGCAGACCGCGCACGCCGTGGCCGAGCGACTCACCGCCGTGTCGCCGACGCCCTCGGCGCTGCTGTTCGACTGCGTGCCCACGGGCATGACCCCCGAGACCCCGGCGGCGTACGAGCCGTTCTTCGGCGCGGTCACCGAGGCGGAGATCGAGGCCGGCAGCGCCCAGATGGCCGATGCGACGGCGGAGTTCCTGCGCCGGCGATCCGGCGAGGTGCACGAGCTCCTCATCACCCACAACTTCGTCATCGGCTGGTTCGTGCGCGAGGTGCTCGGCGCGCCCGACTGGCGCTGGCTGACGCTGAATCAGGCGCACTGCGGCCTGACCGTGATCGCGCAGAAGCCCGGGCGGCCGTGGACGCTGCTCACGCACAACGACCTCTCGCACCTCCCGTGGGAGCTGCGCACGGGCCTTCCCGAGCCGCTGCCCTTCTGA
- a CDS encoding aldo/keto reductase, with protein sequence MTGWSVGEPTSVGLPAPDALHPSGPLPVQGRGVGAGVRVDLGETGLSVFPLALGGAEFGWNVDVEASHAVLDSYAERGGNMVHTADSFSGGRSEHIIGQWLRTRGTRDATVVAVRVGRHPDNPGLGSVNLVRAVEASLRRLDTDRIDVLYLDAHAGDAAPLEDTLATAEWLVDSGKVRALGAYGYAATQLVEARILSSAGYPRLTVLDVPYSVVRQDELDGDLRLVAGAQGMAVTPSHALAHGFLAGAQRARSRVVRSVRGQQVAAGLTRRGTRILRALDAVGAELSIPVAAVAVAWLLAQRIITAPIVNAFAPAHVDELVQGVGARLSRAQLADIARAAA encoded by the coding sequence ATGACGGGCTGGAGTGTCGGAGAACCGACCTCCGTCGGCCTGCCCGCACCCGACGCGCTGCATCCGTCCGGCCCGCTGCCCGTCCAGGGGCGGGGCGTCGGCGCGGGCGTCCGCGTGGACCTCGGCGAGACCGGACTGTCGGTGTTCCCGCTCGCGCTCGGCGGTGCGGAGTTCGGCTGGAATGTCGATGTCGAGGCGAGCCACGCCGTGCTCGACAGCTATGCCGAACGCGGCGGCAACATGGTCCACACGGCCGACAGCTTCTCGGGCGGCCGCAGCGAGCACATCATCGGGCAGTGGCTGCGCACGCGCGGCACGCGCGACGCCACCGTCGTGGCGGTGCGGGTCGGGCGTCACCCCGACAACCCCGGTCTCGGCTCGGTCAACCTCGTGCGCGCGGTCGAGGCCTCGCTCCGGCGGCTCGACACCGACCGCATCGACGTGCTGTACCTCGACGCGCACGCCGGCGACGCGGCGCCCCTGGAGGACACGCTCGCGACGGCGGAGTGGCTCGTCGACAGCGGCAAGGTGCGGGCGCTCGGGGCGTACGGCTACGCGGCGACCCAGCTCGTCGAGGCGCGCATCCTGTCGTCGGCGGGATACCCGCGTCTGACGGTGCTCGATGTGCCCTACAGCGTGGTGCGCCAGGACGAGCTCGACGGCGACCTGCGGCTCGTGGCGGGCGCGCAGGGCATGGCCGTGACGCCGTCGCACGCGCTCGCGCACGGCTTCCTCGCCGGTGCCCAGCGCGCGCGCTCGCGCGTGGTCCGCAGTGTCCGGGGTCAGCAGGTGGCCGCCGGCCTGACGCGCCGCGGCACGCGGATCCTGCGTGCGCTCGACGCCGTCGGGGCGGAGCTGAGCATCCCCGTCGCCGCCGTCGCGGTCGCGTGGCTGCTCGCACAGCGCATCATCACCGCGCCGATCGTCAACGCGTTCGCGCCCGCGCACGTCGACGAGCTCGTGCAGGGCGTGGGGGCGCGGCTCAGCCGCGCGCAGCTCGCCGACATCGCGCGCGCGGCGGCGTGA
- a CDS encoding polyribonucleotide nucleotidyltransferase, which yields MEGPEITAAEAVLDNGRFGTRTVRFETGRLAQQAQGSVAAYLDEETMLLSATSAGKHPREGFDFFPLTVDVEERSYAAGKIPGSFFRREGRPSTEAILVCRLIDRPLRPSFVDGLRNEVQIVVTVLSIAPGEFYDALAINAASLSTQISGLPFSGPIAGVRLALIPGHGEHADQWIAFPTAAQLEEAVFDLIVAGRVLEDGDVAIMMVEAEATEGSWNLIKGGATKPNEQVVAEGLEAAKPFIKELVAAQNVVANTAAKEIQPYPVFPAYSQEVYDFVAARAYDELKGIYQIADKIERQNADDALKDRVKAELIAATEAGELPAPAPLEFSAAYKSVTKLIVRSRILTEGVRIDGRGLADIRPLDAEVQVIPRVHGSAIFQRGETQILGVTTLNMLKMEQQIDSLSPVTHKRYMHHYNFPPYSTGETGRVGSPKRREIGHGFLAERALVPVLPSREEFPYAIRQVSEALGSNGSTSMGSVCASTLSLLNAGVPLRAPVAGIAMGLVSDQVDGQTRYAALTDILGAEDALGDMDFKVAGTSEFVTAIQLDTKLDGIPSSVLAAALQQAREARLTILNVLNAAIDGPDEMAPTAPRVISVQIPVDKIGELIGPKGKTINAIQDATGADISIEEDGTVYIGATDGPSAEAARAQVNAIANPTNPEVGEQFLGTVVKIATFGAFISLLPGKDGLLHVSEVRKLAGGKRVENVEDVLSVGQKLLVRITKIDDRGKLSLEPVVEEAATEQAPAEDAAEATAQI from the coding sequence TTGGAAGGTCCGGAAATCACCGCCGCCGAGGCCGTTCTCGACAACGGCCGCTTCGGCACCCGCACGGTACGGTTCGAGACCGGCCGCCTCGCGCAGCAGGCGCAGGGCTCGGTCGCCGCGTACCTCGACGAGGAGACGATGCTCCTGTCGGCCACGAGCGCGGGCAAGCACCCGCGTGAGGGCTTCGACTTCTTCCCGCTGACCGTCGACGTCGAGGAGCGCTCGTACGCCGCCGGCAAGATCCCCGGCTCGTTCTTCCGTCGCGAGGGCCGCCCCTCGACCGAGGCGATCCTGGTCTGCCGTCTGATCGACCGTCCGCTGCGTCCGTCGTTCGTCGACGGCCTGCGCAACGAGGTCCAGATCGTCGTCACGGTGCTCTCGATCGCGCCCGGCGAGTTCTACGACGCCCTCGCGATCAACGCCGCGTCGCTGTCGACCCAGATCTCGGGTCTGCCGTTCTCCGGCCCGATCGCAGGCGTCCGCCTCGCGCTCATCCCCGGCCACGGCGAGCACGCCGACCAGTGGATCGCGTTCCCGACGGCCGCCCAGCTCGAGGAGGCCGTGTTCGACCTCATCGTCGCCGGTCGTGTCCTCGAGGACGGCGACGTCGCGATCATGATGGTCGAGGCCGAGGCCACCGAGGGCAGCTGGAACCTCATCAAGGGCGGCGCGACCAAGCCGAACGAGCAGGTCGTCGCCGAGGGCCTGGAGGCCGCGAAGCCCTTCATCAAGGAGCTCGTCGCCGCGCAGAACGTCGTGGCGAACACCGCCGCGAAGGAGATCCAGCCCTACCCGGTCTTCCCGGCGTACAGCCAGGAGGTGTACGACTTCGTCGCCGCCCGCGCGTACGACGAGCTCAAGGGCATCTACCAGATCGCCGACAAGATCGAGCGCCAGAACGCCGACGACGCCCTGAAGGACCGCGTCAAGGCCGAGCTCATCGCCGCGACCGAGGCCGGCGAGCTGCCGGCGCCGGCGCCGCTGGAGTTCTCGGCCGCGTACAAGTCGGTCACCAAGCTCATCGTGCGCAGCCGCATCCTCACCGAGGGTGTGCGCATCGACGGCCGCGGTCTCGCCGACATCCGCCCGCTCGACGCGGAGGTGCAGGTCATCCCGCGCGTGCACGGCTCGGCGATCTTCCAGCGCGGCGAGACCCAGATCCTGGGTGTGACGACGCTGAACATGCTCAAGATGGAGCAGCAGATCGACTCGCTGTCGCCCGTCACGCACAAGCGGTACATGCACCACTACAACTTCCCGCCCTACTCGACCGGTGAGACCGGCCGCGTCGGGTCGCCGAAGCGTCGCGAGATCGGGCACGGCTTCCTGGCCGAGCGCGCACTCGTGCCGGTGCTGCCCAGCCGCGAGGAGTTCCCCTACGCGATCCGTCAGGTGTCCGAGGCCCTCGGCTCCAACGGCTCGACGTCGATGGGCTCGGTGTGCGCCTCGACCCTGTCCCTGCTCAACGCGGGCGTGCCGCTGCGCGCCCCCGTCGCCGGCATCGCGATGGGCCTGGTCTCCGACCAGGTCGACGGTCAGACCCGCTACGCGGCACTGACCGACATCCTGGGTGCCGAGGACGCGCTGGGCGACATGGACTTCAAGGTCGCCGGCACGAGCGAGTTCGTCACCGCGATCCAGCTCGACACGAAGCTCGACGGCATCCCTTCGTCGGTGCTCGCGGCCGCGCTGCAGCAGGCCCGTGAGGCGCGTCTGACGATCCTCAACGTGCTCAACGCCGCGATCGACGGCCCGGACGAGATGGCGCCGACGGCTCCGCGCGTGATCAGCGTGCAGATCCCGGTCGACAAGATCGGCGAGCTCATCGGCCCGAAGGGCAAGACGATCAACGCGATCCAGGACGCCACCGGCGCCGACATCTCGATCGAGGAGGACGGCACCGTCTACATCGGCGCGACCGACGGCCCCTCGGCCGAGGCGGCACGCGCGCAGGTGAACGCGATCGCCAACCCCACCAACCCGGAGGTCGGCGAGCAGTTCCTGGGCACGGTCGTGAAGATCGCGACCTTCGGCGCGTTCATCTCGCTCCTGCCCGGCAAGGACGGCCTGCTGCACGTCAGCGAGGTCCGCAAGCTCGCGGGCGGCAAGCGCGTGGAGAACGTCGAGGACGTGCTGTCGGTCGGGCAGAAGCTGCTCGTGCGCATCACGAAGATCGACGACCGCGGCAAGCTGTCGCTCGAGCCCGTGGTCGAGGAGGCCGCGACCGAGCAGGCGCCCGCGGAGGACGCCGCCGAGGCGACCGCCCAGATCTGA
- a CDS encoding lytic transglycosylase domain-containing protein codes for MRRIRHRGHIVILAVLALTVSTGVAPAVAAPAGDVAELTAEIDAAQQTAAAASAEALRAAARAALARRDADAAGQRLAELERQAADAGAAAAAERRRFADFASGLWRTSSEGPLLARLLTDAEPETLLGRLGTLDRLTGAAARSAGAARAAAASVEGLRDQAAATAAERTRLAAEADAAAARATDAAAEEAAEVADAQRRLDAAYAELAARRGTTAAVQRQAHLSESVAADATSPAGATGGAPAPSAPPPAAPAVPTPPAPAGPTTPAPSMPGPPPAATPATPAQAQAIGRAAVSARGWGSDQFACLQSLWNRESGWRWNAQNPSSGAYGIPQALPGSKMVSAGADWRTSAATQIAWGLAYISARYGTPCGAWDHSQRTGWY; via the coding sequence ATGCGCCGCATCCGTCACAGGGGCCACATCGTGATCCTCGCGGTGCTCGCGCTGACCGTCTCGACCGGCGTGGCTCCGGCCGTGGCGGCGCCCGCCGGCGACGTCGCAGAGCTGACCGCCGAGATCGACGCCGCGCAGCAGACCGCCGCGGCGGCGTCCGCCGAAGCGCTGAGGGCGGCCGCGCGCGCCGCCCTCGCGCGTCGCGACGCGGATGCGGCCGGACAGCGCCTCGCGGAGCTCGAGCGGCAGGCGGCCGACGCCGGCGCCGCGGCGGCGGCCGAGCGGCGCCGGTTCGCCGACTTCGCGTCGGGTCTGTGGCGTACCTCGTCGGAGGGCCCCCTGCTCGCACGCCTGCTCACCGACGCCGAGCCCGAGACGCTGCTCGGTCGCCTCGGGACCCTCGACCGCCTCACGGGGGCCGCCGCCCGCTCGGCCGGCGCCGCCCGTGCCGCCGCCGCATCCGTCGAGGGCCTCCGCGATCAGGCGGCCGCCACGGCCGCGGAGCGCACGCGCCTGGCCGCGGAGGCGGATGCCGCCGCCGCACGCGCGACGGACGCCGCCGCGGAGGAAGCCGCCGAAGTCGCCGACGCGCAGCGCCGCCTCGACGCCGCCTACGCCGAGCTCGCGGCCCGGCGTGGGACCACCGCCGCCGTCCAGCGCCAGGCGCACCTGAGCGAGAGCGTGGCGGCCGACGCCACCTCCCCGGCGGGCGCGACGGGCGGCGCGCCCGCACCGTCCGCGCCGCCGCCGGCCGCACCCGCCGTCCCGACCCCGCCGGCTCCGGCCGGACCCACGACTCCCGCGCCATCGATGCCCGGCCCCCCGCCCGCCGCGACGCCCGCCACACCCGCGCAGGCCCAGGCGATCGGCCGCGCCGCCGTGTCGGCCCGCGGCTGGGGATCCGACCAGTTCGCGTGCCTGCAGTCGCTGTGGAACCGCGAGTCGGGCTGGCGCTGGAATGCGCAGAATCCGTCGAGCGGCGCCTACGGCATCCCGCAGGCGCTCCCCGGCAGCAAGATGGTTTCTGCCGGCGCGGATTGGCGCACGAGCGCCGCGACGCAGATCGCGTGGGGGCTGGCCTACATCTCCGCCCGCTACGGCACGCCGTGCGGCGCGTGGGACCATTCGCAGCGCACCGGGTGGTACTGA
- a CDS encoding DUF5302 domain-containing protein, producing the protein MSTEGASEEMKRKFREALEKKNAAHRSGEAHLDGDSAVHGTHAPAAGKREFRRKSG; encoded by the coding sequence ATGAGCACCGAAGGCGCATCCGAGGAGATGAAGCGGAAGTTCCGAGAGGCCCTGGAGAAGAAGAACGCCGCTCACCGCAGCGGCGAGGCGCACCTCGACGGCGACTCGGCCGTGCACGGCACGCACGCCCCCGCCGCCGGCAAGCGCGAGTTCCGCCGCAAGAGCGGCTGA
- a CDS encoding glycosyltransferase — protein sequence MRVALLAESFLPHMNGVTGSVLHVLRHLAEAGHETLVIAPRAGEVEADLHGARTALLRSVPLPSYPQVRVVFARTARLSALLREFAPDVVHLASPFVLGWQGVAAADALRIPTVAVYQTDVIAYAEKYGLPHATALVSSHVARLHRRATLTLAPSTASERQLESLGVDRIRRWGRGVDARLFHPGARDEQWRARIAPDGDAIVGYVGRLAPEKQVEDLRALADLPGARIVIVGDGPSRPSLERTLPGAVFTGHLSGDALARAMAGFDVFVHPGESETFGQTIQEALASGVPVVATGTGGPVDLVRNSIDGWLYRPGDLADLRARVADLLGDDAKRRAFGEAARAGVADRSWEALGARLVAHYHDAIRLSAHDDATAIRPRVRVDDAPAARPTRTWTRFVALGDSLTEGLCDGSRMPDGEYRGWADRLAELLAHGSVEPFRYANLAVRSRRVRDVVDEQVPHALSLRPDLVSILIGGNDLVGPHPLIPALAAELESAVRAVRRTGADVLLVTPFLPRRRAAHVLFARRFAAFNVEVRRIAAATGAILLDLEASPAIGALPLWADDRVHLRPSGHRLVAYRAAEALGVPDAEALGELDAALHADDAPAPGSWLRRDALPWVWRRIRGRTAGDGRVAKHDDYVTLPGRGRRVAAP from the coding sequence GTGAGAGTCGCGCTGCTGGCCGAATCCTTCCTCCCGCACATGAACGGGGTCACCGGCTCCGTCCTCCACGTCCTCCGCCATCTCGCCGAGGCCGGGCACGAGACGCTCGTCATCGCGCCCCGCGCGGGCGAGGTCGAGGCCGATCTCCACGGCGCGCGCACGGCGCTGCTGCGCTCGGTGCCGCTGCCCTCGTATCCGCAGGTGCGCGTCGTCTTCGCGCGCACGGCGCGGCTGAGCGCGCTGCTGCGGGAGTTCGCGCCGGACGTCGTGCATCTCGCGTCGCCGTTCGTGCTCGGCTGGCAGGGCGTCGCCGCCGCCGACGCGCTGCGCATCCCGACCGTGGCGGTGTACCAGACGGATGTCATCGCGTACGCCGAGAAGTACGGGCTGCCGCACGCGACCGCGCTGGTGTCGTCGCACGTCGCGCGGCTGCACCGTCGAGCGACCCTCACGCTCGCGCCGTCCACGGCGTCGGAGCGCCAGCTCGAGAGCCTGGGGGTCGACCGCATCCGCCGCTGGGGCCGCGGGGTGGACGCGCGGCTCTTCCACCCCGGCGCGCGCGACGAGCAGTGGCGTGCGCGGATCGCCCCGGACGGCGACGCGATCGTCGGATACGTCGGCCGCCTGGCGCCCGAGAAGCAGGTGGAGGACCTGCGGGCCCTCGCCGACCTCCCCGGCGCGCGCATCGTGATCGTCGGCGACGGGCCGTCGCGCCCGTCCCTCGAGCGGACGCTCCCCGGTGCGGTCTTCACCGGGCACCTCTCGGGGGATGCGCTCGCGCGGGCCATGGCGGGCTTCGATGTGTTCGTCCACCCGGGGGAGAGCGAGACGTTCGGGCAGACGATCCAGGAGGCCCTCGCCAGCGGCGTGCCGGTCGTCGCGACGGGCACGGGAGGTCCGGTCGACCTCGTCCGCAACAGCATCGACGGCTGGCTCTACCGACCGGGCGACCTCGCCGACCTGCGCGCCCGCGTCGCCGACCTCCTCGGCGACGACGCCAAGCGCCGCGCGTTCGGCGAGGCCGCCCGGGCGGGCGTCGCGGACCGCTCGTGGGAGGCTCTCGGCGCGCGGCTCGTCGCGCACTACCACGATGCGATCCGCCTCAGCGCGCACGACGACGCGACGGCGATCCGCCCCCGGGTCCGCGTCGACGACGCACCGGCGGCGCGACCGACGCGCACGTGGACCCGTTTCGTCGCGCTCGGTGACTCGCTGACGGAGGGGCTCTGCGACGGGTCCCGCATGCCCGACGGCGAGTACCGCGGCTGGGCCGACCGGCTGGCCGAGCTGCTCGCGCACGGCTCGGTGGAGCCCTTCCGCTACGCGAACCTCGCCGTGCGCAGCCGGCGCGTCCGCGACGTCGTCGATGAGCAGGTGCCGCACGCGCTGAGTCTGCGGCCCGACCTCGTGTCGATCCTGATCGGCGGCAACGACCTCGTCGGGCCGCATCCGCTCATCCCGGCGCTCGCCGCAGAGCTCGAGTCGGCGGTGCGGGCCGTGCGACGCACCGGCGCCGACGTGCTCCTCGTGACGCCGTTCCTGCCCCGTCGACGAGCAGCCCACGTGCTGTTCGCACGACGGTTCGCCGCCTTCAACGTCGAGGTGCGCCGCATCGCGGCGGCCACGGGCGCGATCCTGCTCGATCTCGAAGCGTCACCCGCGATCGGCGCCCTGCCGCTGTGGGCGGACGACCGCGTCCACTTGCGGCCGAGCGGTCACCGGCTCGTCGCCTACCGCGCCGCCGAGGCGCTGGGGGTGCCCGATGCCGAGGCGCTCGGGGAGCTGGACGCCGCCCTCCACGCCGACGACGCCCCGGCGCCCGGCAGCTGGCTCCGGCGCGACGCGCTGCCGTGGGTGTGGCGCCGGATCCGCGGACGCACCGCCGGCGACGGACGCGTCGCCAAGCACGACGACTACGTCACGCTCCCGGGCCGGGGGCGGCGGGTGGCCGCCCCCTGA
- a CDS encoding VTT domain-containing protein — protein sequence MFDALLSSLAASPWALPAMFVLVVGDAFLVVIPGEVAVTAYGALAVSTGAPPIAGVIAVAAVAALAGDLACYGVGRAVGLERWRWMRGPRVRAAFAWARERLDRRMAVVLFTARFIPFARLAVNLSAGASRVPLPRFAAVAALAATGWAAYQACVGALVASLVPGGPVVAVVVSIVLAVGIGIAVDAVVARRGRRTHRL from the coding sequence GTGTTCGACGCCCTGCTGTCCTCCCTCGCCGCGAGTCCGTGGGCGCTGCCGGCCATGTTCGTGCTCGTGGTCGGCGACGCGTTCCTCGTGGTGATCCCCGGCGAGGTGGCGGTCACGGCGTACGGGGCTCTCGCCGTCTCGACGGGGGCGCCGCCGATCGCCGGGGTCATCGCCGTGGCCGCCGTCGCGGCGCTGGCCGGCGACCTCGCGTGCTACGGCGTCGGCCGTGCCGTGGGGCTCGAGCGCTGGCGCTGGATGCGCGGGCCACGCGTGCGGGCCGCGTTCGCGTGGGCGCGCGAGCGGCTCGACCGGCGGATGGCCGTGGTGCTGTTCACGGCGCGCTTCATCCCGTTCGCCCGGCTCGCGGTCAACCTGTCGGCCGGCGCGTCGCGCGTGCCGCTCCCCCGGTTCGCGGCCGTCGCGGCGCTCGCGGCGACGGGCTGGGCGGCGTACCAGGCGTGCGTGGGCGCGCTGGTCGCGAGCCTCGTGCCCGGGGGACCCGTCGTCGCCGTGGTCGTCTCGATCGTGCTCGCCGTGGGCATCGGCATCGCCGTCGACGCGGTCGTCGCGCGGCGCGGCCGACGCACGCACCGCCTCTGA
- a CDS encoding fructosamine kinase family protein, whose translation MDAYVKERADAAEGFFAAEAAGLRWLAAAAGARIARVVAVDARSISLERVPPGRADAAAAAAFGRDLAATHAAGAAAFGAPPDGWSGPTFIGSRPQPCVPTPTWGRFYADQRVRPFVPIAVRAGSLTDAEADLVERACTAIAAGAFDDDEAPARVHGDLWNGNVLWGRDGVVLIDPAAHGGHRETDLAMLALFGCPHLDRILAAYDAAAPMRPGWRERVPLHQLHPLAVHAAGHGRAYGHALVDAAERTLALAR comes from the coding sequence ATGGACGCGTACGTCAAGGAGCGCGCGGACGCCGCCGAGGGGTTCTTCGCCGCCGAAGCCGCGGGGCTGCGGTGGCTGGCCGCCGCAGCCGGTGCCCGCATCGCGCGGGTCGTCGCGGTCGACGCCCGATCCATCTCGCTCGAGCGCGTCCCGCCCGGACGGGCGGATGCGGCGGCCGCCGCCGCGTTCGGCCGCGACCTCGCGGCGACCCACGCGGCCGGTGCCGCCGCGTTCGGCGCCCCGCCGGACGGATGGAGCGGACCCACCTTCATCGGGAGTCGTCCGCAGCCGTGCGTGCCGACGCCGACGTGGGGCCGCTTCTACGCCGACCAGCGCGTGCGGCCGTTCGTGCCGATCGCGGTGCGGGCGGGCTCCCTCACCGACGCCGAGGCCGACCTCGTCGAACGGGCGTGCACCGCGATCGCCGCCGGCGCGTTCGACGACGACGAGGCGCCGGCGCGGGTGCACGGCGATCTGTGGAACGGCAACGTGCTGTGGGGGCGCGACGGGGTCGTGCTGATCGACCCGGCCGCGCACGGCGGCCATCGCGAGACGGATCTCGCGATGCTCGCGCTGTTCGGCTGCCCCCACCTCGACCGCATCCTGGCCGCCTACGACGCCGCGGCGCCGATGCGCCCCGGGTGGCGGGAGCGTGTGCCCCTGCACCAGCTGCATCCGCTCGCCGTCCACGCCGCCGGCCACGGCCGCGCCTACGGGCACGCGCTCGTCGACGCCGCCGAGCGAACCCTCGCCCTCGCTCGCTGA
- a CDS encoding CE1759 family FMN reductase — protein sequence MAGRRIAVVTAGLSNPSSTRMLADRLAAATVTALRDVRSAEAPDGITAEVDVFELRDYAHDITNNLLTGFAPPALETMVNAVVSADAIIAVTPIFSTSYSGLFKSFVDILDPDALTGVPVLLGANAGTARHSLAIDYALRPLFTYLHANPVPTGVFAASSDWGASADEVAPLGARVDRGARELAAAIAARPPVRDEDPFDPASYLGEGRSFGHLLGGLSGE from the coding sequence ATGGCCGGTCGTCGTATCGCGGTGGTCACCGCGGGGCTGTCGAACCCGTCGTCGACCCGCATGCTCGCCGACCGCCTCGCCGCGGCCACCGTCACCGCGCTGCGGGACGTCCGCAGCGCCGAGGCGCCCGACGGCATCACCGCGGAGGTCGACGTGTTCGAGCTGCGCGACTACGCGCACGACATCACGAACAACCTTCTGACGGGCTTCGCCCCGCCGGCGCTGGAGACGATGGTCAACGCCGTCGTGTCGGCCGACGCGATCATCGCGGTCACGCCGATCTTCTCCACGAGCTACTCGGGGCTGTTCAAGTCGTTCGTCGACATCCTCGACCCCGACGCGCTCACGGGTGTGCCGGTGCTCCTGGGGGCGAACGCGGGAACGGCGCGCCATTCGCTCGCGATCGATTACGCCCTCCGGCCGCTGTTCACGTACCTCCACGCGAATCCCGTGCCGACCGGCGTGTTCGCCGCGTCGAGCGACTGGGGCGCGAGCGCCGACGAGGTCGCGCCGCTCGGCGCCCGCGTCGACCGCGGTGCGCGCGAGCTCGCCGCCGCGATCGCCGCGCGCCCGCCGGTGCGCGACGAGGACCCGTTCGACCCCGCGTCCTACCTCGGCGAGGGCCGCTCGTTCGGGCACCTGCTCGGCGGACTGTCGGGCGAGTAG